The Branchiostoma lanceolatum isolate klBraLanc5 chromosome 7, klBraLanc5.hap2, whole genome shotgun sequence nucleotide sequence tgtttttgtctcctgatttaccaaaattagagaggttgaagaaacagaactcagctggtcctatagcggaagggataggctttcatcccatacacagttgatttacttcggaatacttccctggaagagacagtacctagactcgagggtgcgcagcctccaattgaaaccccaaataaactggggtgtgctcccttaaggTCAAGTAGGACCCCTATCAACTACTTTTGGCACTGCAGCATAACATCCAGCTTTTGTATCCtcagttctggacatgctatagtctTGATTTTTGCGTGTAGAATTGGTTTTGGGGTTgagaatacatgtaggttatacaGGTTTGgatcccctagcagcttgttttggaactgcaggggcatttttgtcagaAACTTTGACAGGAAATACCTTGTGCAGGACAGGACCAATTGTGTTTGTACTTGAAACGGCACTGACTTAGAAGCCAAGTTTTCCCAGTAGACGCACAGAAGCCAAACCAGCCCCAGACCTCACGGTTCTGCAATACTCTTACCAGATGGAATCTTTCTCCTGGAAAGGCACCGACTTTCCCCTCAAGGTGGGGTCAAACGTAACCCAAGTTTTCAGGAAATAACTTCCAAAGCACCAGTGAGAGATAATCCGACACCATCTGGAACAGTTCTTGTGTCTCTGCTTTATTTTTGCGATGACGGAACACAATGTATCACTAAGACGTGTAAACACAACTTGGAGTCAACGTGCAGCTCGGAAGTGGTTGTCAAGATATTTTGTCAACTTGTAGAAGCTACAGCTATAGTCACACttcatatattttgtacaaagtgTGATTATAAATGTATCATGGCCCGCCTTGCTATGCATGTCTGTAGCCTCTATGCATCGGACTCTGATGCTCGtgtatgattgattgatggcCTGCATGGCGTTTTACATAGAGTGTAATCACCCTTCAACAGATTTTATTGGGAAAGAACAaatgtgtggtacatgtacattttgtgtgaCTTGTtatctttcaaatcatacttttatgtcatgtatcatattccaattataaaatcaagggtcgcAGAAATTTAGTTACGGTcactcagcgatcgccgtctattCAAAAGGGGGTCTTAATTTGATGGACTATATATTGACAGCTGGGGCACAAGTCATAAAcctacatgatgtacatgtactgtatctcTAGTATCATTAGTCAAGTGGTAAAGTTCAAGATCAATGAATTTTTCGTTCATTTACTGCAAAGGTATTTCTTTTCCTGTAGCCATATCTGCtatgtctcttcacatcagtGTCAGTGGCGATTGGGATGTCATATGGCAGACAAGAAGCAAAAGTGCCATAGGGTGTCTGCATGTCTAGATCTGTTAGTAGTGGCAATATGTAACGTAGTGCAATGCCATAATCTTCTTTTAACTCTTGCCAACACGGTTGTCTGGTTACTGACTCTGGTTCAATCATCCATAGCTCAATATGTGTTATCACTCAATCAATGTATCTCAGTTTCGTCTGTTCTGTTCGTCTTTTCTCCACTTGAATTGAGGAGTTGCCCTGCTGTGCCAACTTCTTGGTGACCTGTTGTCTGcttctcatttctgtttcagTCGCCTATCCGAAAACCAGTTTTAGTGTCACTGCTGAGGATATCTTTCTATTAGACCTTGATTGCTGAGCaaccatctctctctctctttctctctttctctctctctctctctctctctctctctctctctctctctctctctctctctctctctctctctctctctctctctcactctctctccccctctctccttctctccctctctctccctctctctctctccctctctctccctctctccccttctctctctccctctctctcccctctctctctctttctcactctctctccctcattctccctctctctccctcattctcctctctccctcctctctccctctctctccccctctctctccccctctctctccccctctgtctccttctctccctccctctctctctctctcacatgGGTGGGAGAGCTTGATGgccgctcgccaggtgcctctgtcctgcgGACTCACATACAGcaaaccaaaattggatttgtgtgacccttgattttgtaATTAGAATATGAggcatgatgtaaaagtatgatttaaaagattcTTATAGAagttgcagcctctagtggaaaggggtgtAAGAAATTTTCAACCTTGAAGATGCACTACCTGGTATACATGCctaaattttaggtacaggtacaggtagaggggttaaggtacaggtccggacctgaacctgtacctaaactacatgtgcggaaaatgctagattttcaataaggacaaaggcatgtttgaactggtaaaaacataaaatttgattgtactaggtattatttttatgaaaacacagatgaaaatttgctttctgtgctttagagtagctttagagcactgccacggtaatttcatagtaattttgtctgtcaaagtggccatcccctgagtcaggtccagtacgaTATAGCAGGGTCAGggattttggacctgtacctaattgattgtacctggcactgtattggtacagtgtaccagtacacagctctataCGTGCCTCCCTGAAAAAGTGTGTCTCAAGAGATCTCCATTTGCAATGTCATGCAGTATGCACTCCTATAAgcagtgaccacctttacatatCAAGGATCACCTGGCCCATGGGACCACtttctggtggtcccttagatacaagcattaagaaccatgtctatagggcgtattcagtcacgtgacccgccccctagcaacgagcactgtcggccatgttggtgctcacttgatagtggagccctatggaactctccttataaatggcagatgttttctacgccattcacaatttcccttcaaaacgttttgtctcatactaatggtgttttgcctcgtggtcagatgttggattgggactgataaagcaaaCACTGATCGGGttacagtaagattggttttacGTTTCTAGTGTAGGTGCGGGCTTGGTGCGGGAACATCtgtacgaagggactaacgactgaaacaattgcaaaagtggatttctgacatacgagcagcggatctaaatagttgaaatttgagaatcaacgtgtgtgtatggaaaccttttgtatctggtggaaaagcaaattacaggcccgttgtgtaacacagtcgcggcaacgtgtagtcgttgcttgagatacgttcgtaaactgggggtctttcaacgtcgaactttcccgatcataacatactccctgtcaacaaaatgttTTCACGACAattttcacgacactcaagacattgtactacgtggttgcaggccttggaacacttgtatgctgtgaactgatttcaTGCGTACTCTGTTTAgcagccatgtttgtaggcCGCCCTTTGTAGGATTGTAGGCTGCTGGGGTAAACCTTTCCTCGAttgtcgataatgggtcatttccagtaggtgaaattggatttttgtagcgaaaaggatgtgaagctggagactctttgtatatgataaaacagcgatcagacgacttcgcattcattggaaatttagagaccgtcggacaccgagaaacttcgctgcagggtgagcaccaacatggccgcccacggagggcaggggtgaatacgccctatagtgaccacctgtacacatAGACTGGATTTTgtctcctgagtggtcttcttgggcagttttttaCTGTATCTAAACTATGCATATCTGGAGGGCGGGGAGAATTTGGAAATTGAGCTATATTTTGATATAAAATGGTTTCTACTGGAAATTCAGAAGATTGATGAAAGTTAGGTGAAGCCTGAAATTGAAAAGATTTTAATCATCCAGCCCAGCGGTCTGGTCAGGTTTGGCGCGACCTTGAagattgcccccctccccctttccccAAGGATCAACTGTTATGCCTCTACTCAAACTGTCCCTCTATACTAAGGGATAGTGAAATAGGTTTATACAGAAACTAGGATTAAATGTTACCCTAGAGGTCATGTGAAAGAGCAACCTTGAGGTCTGTATTTAGAGGTTCTACATAATTCCATATCCCCATTCgtcccttgtagtgcctagtgtcGAGTAGTGGCACtaaggtcagcaagtttccttgctatttcagtagcactagcagggtatatttttacgtGGAGGGATTGCTAGTCCTTCCtgtttaacatgctcgaggcacctcctcaaacacgggatctccattttacgtcccttctgaaagacccACCCCATTGCCCAAACCGTCGCAAATACAATGTAGGCATTTCCATTgtactactgtactgtattcacaataaatgaatttacaactACATTCATCATATGCATATGCATGGTGGGTATGCTACATTTAGAACTATATCTTTAGTAACAAATTGAATGATATTGTTTCAAGAGTTTATGACATTTAAAGATGGCCCGAACTGAGTCTTTTCTATCATTCATATAAAGAATCGATCCTTTCTGAAATCATTCATGcaagttttaaaacaattttccGAGAATAAGTTGCTAAAACTGCCACCTAAAAATGTGTGGTCTGAGAAATCTGGTGCGACTAATTAGGCAAGGGTCGTGACGTCATACTGTTGACTCCCCGTTGGCCAGTATGGCTGACACggtgaaaacaacaactttgatGGACCCATATCTTATAAAGGAATCAAAATTTTGCTACAAAAATCGGTATGTCGGAAGAACACACATCCAATGTTaggtggaaaaaaattcaaccgaATTCACGCCACAAAAATCTATTTTGGAGGCTCTTTTGGATACTGCACCTCGTACGGGCGGCGTGAGTAACTGAACGGAAGACAGTCTTGAGTTACCATTTTGCTTAGAATCGGCGAGGCACAAAATAGTCATCGCTTCTAATGTACACCAATCATAGCATCAACTTACGTACTCATAGGGTATGGAACTGATGGATCTGCTGTGCATTTCTTGTACAGATATTTGTTAGCAAAAACCCCGGAAGTGCCGGGAATCTTGCGTCTCTCGTGTCCGGGCTAAAATCTTTGCGTAACACCGGGGAAGCCCCGCGCGTTGTTTATAAAATCAAGGACGTACAGACTCACAGAGCCAATTACGGCAATTTGTACCAGGATTTCCATAAGAAGTACACCCCAAaagcgtgtgtgtttgttctcTCGCATGgaagcttatacatgtatcgaACATTGTTCAGCGGGGTCGACTTCAATAGCAAATTTGCACGTCCATACTGACGCCACAGTTCACAGAACAGCGCGAGGATAATTTCACACAGCgtatcacacacatacatgcgaATTAATTCATAGGGACAACGTGCTTTGATGTCTGCCTTTGTTTTTCACAAATAATGGGTTACATCTGAATTTCTTCACATAAGAAGAGAATCACGGTGGAGTCCGGACACTAGTTTCTGTTGACTCTTATAATAACACACATTGTATTATAAGATTTTCGAGTGAAAGCTCTCACCTTGAAAGTCCAGTAATGTCAGAGGAACAGGATCTAGAAAGCCAGATTTCCGACCTCAGCAGCGACGCAGGAACTACTGATACAGATGATACAGATAGTATTACTGATGCGGATACAGAGAGTGAAGACGAACCTTTTGCGGCAGGGTTTGTCAATGCCTATCAGGACGAGCCGATAGCCATGCCAGGAGAAAACGAACTTCGCGCACAAGAAGTCGACGAGGATGGCATTCTGGCAGCTACATTGGATGCACGGCTAGAGGGAAGAATTCCCCTAAACGACTGGTGAGAAAGCTAGTCCTTCTTTGATAGGTTTCCGAAATGATAAAAGCCGACGACGCTCGCTTGAATTCTTTTGCGAGTCACAACTTTATACCCGGCCTCGCGTTCCCGGTTGTAAACAAAGTCggccatttttgtttgtttagaagCGACAAGAAACTCTGTGGACgtacacatgttttttttttcttgccgaATATTTGTTTGAGTTTATTTGCGTGATGCTGAGGAAATCAGTAACTCGGAAAATGGAATTTGTAATGTAAGTGCGATTCGGCGTGAGTTCGTTTGGCTTTCAAAGATCTGACCACGTACGGTTCTAAATGGGAGGGGGGCTACAGAGGTCTCGTGTCGGCACGGTATAAGTTCACCGGTGCAGAGTTCCGTGAATAACTCAGCATTTAGAGTGATGAAGTAAGATGATCATGCATGCGTAGAGCTGCATCATGGAGCACGAATTTGACAGATCAGGGGGGACATTATACCCTTAGTAATGCAGCAGGTGGTGTATTTTCCTCGTCATTTGCGCACTGCAAAAAAACTTTTCCAGCTTGAAATTGCGTAAAAGGCATGTGCTATACATTTTGCACTTGGCTAAGACAACACAATTAATTGTTTTGTGTACCCTAACAAAATCACCTGATGGTGTCTCAAAGACGTCTTCAtttattcagttttttttgttaCTATAGGTGCGAGTGTAATCAGTGCAGAACTGATTTGCTAGTAAATGCCAGGGAATACAGGTGTTGCTGGGAAGTTGGGCCGGCAATTGGCAAACTTCAGTTTGATGGCAGCATTGAGCACACACGCTGTGTTACACAACACCAGGACTACATTGACCTGACTAAGAGGGTGGTACTGGAGCAAGTTGGTCCCCTGCTGCGGGACAAGCAGGGTCGGGCTTACCGCCGACGAGGTCAACAGGATATCAATGAGTAAGATATCCTTGGTTATTAATTTACACTTTCACATGATTTGAACCATCATTCTTTATTCAACAAGTAACATCAGAAAAATCGTTATTCCTACTACCTGGACAGGATATCAATGTGTAATATATCCTTTGTAATTACCTAAATTTTCACATGATTTGAAGCATCCTTCTTTATTCAACAAGTAACATCAGAAATTTGAATTCCTACATAGCCAAGGACTCTACACTACTCTATGAAAAAGGTGCTtttatttacaatacatttcaaATTGTTACAGGTTTCGGAGAGCAGTGGCCTACAGGTGGCTTGTCAGATGGATGTGTGGGTACCTCGGCTGGGATCACGCAAGACCCCTCCCAGCATGTGTTTACAACAGAGTGAGAACTGACTTCAGCCCGACAGGTCAAGCCAGAGGGTACAGCTCATCTCAGGACAGAGAATGATTCCAATAAAACACTTCAAGTTGTTGAAAGACTAAGTGTcatttttccccaaaaaaaaatcgaaaagaaagaaaaacacaatacTGTAAGGTGGATCTGCCCTAAACCAAATATGGTCTTACAGGCACAGGCAGTATCTAAGTACTGGGGCAATGGCCTCTGGGGTGGCCTTTCATAGGATTCTTGCATTTTTTGCAGGTTGGTGCTTTCCTGGCGTTGCTTGCCCCTGAGGTAGTTCTTGTCTCTGCCTCGGCTTCAAGCTGCGACTTCATGTTGTCCTGCTCCTGCACTGTAAAAAATACAGGAAAACTATTAGTAAAAAGAGTATATCAATAGGTAAGAAGAAAAAGCATTcccatttacagtatggctttATTACTAGTAGTTTTATTTAGTAATGTACCTGGTGGGTATAGCTCTGTAGGAGCTTGGTTCCTGGCTTCATGGCGCTGGATGGCTTCCCCTCTGGTCCGCTTGTCTGGGAATTGGCTGGAGAGAGGTGGCGGAACCAGCTTTCTGTACTTCTCACGTGTCTCCTTTAGCTCGTCCTTTGTTGTGTTCAACATGACCTTCTTGATCTCACTGACATAGTCTGCAGAAAGTACAGAATGGTGCATTCAATATCTAGACCATATGAATTCTCTTGTCTGTGCAGCAAAATagcactcacccactcactcacaaaaTAGCATGCCTTGTTACCTAAATGAAAATAACATGACAGCTATTAATTGAACATGTACAAGCGAATACATAAAACGTATTCGCCTCAAAATGGTTTAGCCTAACAGTGTAGCAAGGTATACCATCAGTCCGGcaactatgtacatgtgtatgtacaattgtatatatatataacgttgtaAAATATGATTATGTTATAAGAGAACCAGCTTCGCCAGTAACCATTGTGACCACTGGCAGAGTATTTGCTACATGGCTAGCAGGACAGGTAACCATGGTGGAAACCATccggtccaggtcattgacgtTATTTGTTTGGAATGTAAGAAGGGGAAACAGATCTAAAGTCAAGTTAGTAAACATAACTATTTCAAATGAAATAGTTATCAATGCAAAAGGTAAGTAACACACGGTAGAAACAGCCGTGGTAACTCCCAGATCCACTACTACCACAttaatacacaatgtatgtaccATGTTGATTATACTTACTGTATGTTGGTGGTGATGGTTCACGTTTCACCACTTCTTCACCAAGCTTGAACTTTGGGTAGGTGACCTTGTAGTATGTCCTGCCATCTTTGGTGCGTTTGGGTTCTCGCCTCAGATTCTCGTTAAAATGCAGGACAGCTAGGATGTGCCTGAGGTAAAAGATACAGAATGCAGTTTAGAAATTAGTTTAATACTAATACTGTGACAAGACACCTCACCATCAAAACAACATTTTAGCTGGCTTGTAAATCAAGGAAAGGAACACATTACCTGCAGTAGCTCCCCATCCATGAGAAGTGTGTCATTTTGGGATGCCAGTGGTTGAGGGTTGAGTGGAAGGCCTCAAGGCAGCTTGTTTGAGCCACTGAAGACAGCTTCTTGATGTCTGCAAGTCTGTCCTTCTTCAGGAGAACTGCAGACAGCTTGTCATGGGCCTTGCTACCTGTTTAACATAAAGTTTATGGTGATAAGATTGTTGAACAGCTGCATTATACAACATTAATcaatacaaaattatacaaaaagtaAATTTTCTaataatttgtttacaaaaaaattgaatccaCCCTGTCCTGTTGCATGGGGTCATTCAGGGAGTAAAGGTGCAAAAATGTTACATTCAAACATGAATAACCGCTGTGTTTCCTGCTTTTACCATAAACATGCTTACACTATCATTGTGTATTAGTTCAAAAGCCGCTTAGTTCAAAAGCCACTGTGTTCAAAAGCAAGGAACACATGTGTACAGCGGTTAGTCATGTTTGTGTACATGATGGTATTTCGGATGGTGTCAattgtcaaatgtcaaattATAACTCCAAAATACAGGTAGTATACAGaaattgtgtacaaatttataatagctgacaaaaaatGGGAACATGACTTTACCGCTGAAAATCCACTTTCTCTCCTGCTCCAGTGGACCGTGTGCACAGGTGGGGAAGGATGTGTCTGGGTGGTCATCATGCTTGCCTGCAATGTGCCTCACAATGGACTTCCATTTTGCAACAATAAGCTCACCAAATCCTTGTGAGGTGGATAGTGCACACCAGTACAAGTGCTTTTTGATGCTTTTTAGCCAGTCTTTGATGACCTCACACCCTTTCTCTTTACACGCCTTACGCAGCTCCTTGACCAGGCTCTTGCACACATGCCACAAATCATAGAAATGTGCAGTGCCCTTCTGTTCCTCTCTCAGCCAACTACCAATGCCTTTGTGCCTGTCTGAGATGAAAGTTTTGACTGCTAACCCTGCATCAGTCAGGAAGGCAAAGCTGCGTTTTGCTCCCTCGAGCTCCATGGCATTGCTGTTCTTGCATTCATTGGACTGCAGCAACTCGAAGTGTACCAGCTTGTTGATTGTATTGCAGAACATGGTGTACGCTCCATACTTCGCGCTATGTCCCATGGAATCGTACCGGCCATCCCCACTCCAGACTGCATTCTTCTCTCCTTTGAGTAGGTTGATCAGCCTCTGCCGGTACGATTCCCAGTAGTGGAGTATGGACGGAACAAGGTATTTCTTCTGGTGCTTGAGATATGCTCTGCCAGAAAACATGGACAGCCCGATGTGTTTGAACAGGAGCAGTGTTTTGGACAGGCTTATTCCAGACATCAGGATTCCAAAACTCAGCAGAATGTTTCCAGCAGGGTACTTGCCGAATACAAATGGTTGGGAGCGCCACGTGTAGGCATCTTCACCGCATGATGTGCAGTTTTGCGTCACGATAGCCATTGTTCCAGTCTTCTTCACTGTTACGGTGGGTCTCTCCTCTTTGCACCGGAAGCAGAACAGGCTGAAGAGACTCACCAGCATACTGAAGAAAACCATGAACTTGGGCTCTTCGAAACAGTGTGTTCCAGGTTCAAcactgtaaaacatgacaatgaACAAAAATTACAGCTTATCCTTTACAACACAACTGCGAAAAGTTATCCACAGTCAGCCAACTACATGTACGAAACATACTGTGACATCTTTCATTCTGAAATTATAAAAAGCAAAGGCAATACCTCCCTATCTGGGTCCCAGTATACTCTCTGAATaaatctgtacatgtagtataaaaaaGCATACGTGTTGTTCACAACTACCTTCAAAATTTTTATCAATTAAACCATAACTTACGTCACAGTCCTAGCACTTGAGCCTTCGCCATCCACTTCATCTTCATCTGAACCTGCTGCTGACGAATCCTCATCAGTGGTAGCTGACTCCTCTTCAGGATCATAGTCCTCGTCATGATCAGCAGCCTCCAAAAGCTCCTCTTCCTCGCAAGGACTTGATGGCGCAATCGAGGGAGTGTCAGCGTCCTCCAAGGCATCCTCAAACGCATGATCAACCTGAGCATGTGAGAAGTTAATTTGAATTTAATTCACATGAAGTATGAAAATGACAGTATGCTGTATTgggactgttagtgttactcatacttgtacttgtagaatTATCTAGGTACTAATGTT carries:
- the LOC136438896 gene encoding uncharacterized protein, with product MSEEQDLESQISDLSSDAGTTDTDDTDSITDADTESEDEPFAAGFVNAYQDEPIAMPGENELRAQEVDEDGILAATLDARLEGRIPLNDWCECNQCRTDLLVNAREYRCCWEVGPAIGKLQFDGSIEHTRCVTQHQDYIDLTKRVVLEQVGPLLRDKQGRAYRRRGQQDINEFRRAVAYRWLVRWMCGYLGWDHARPLPACVYNRVRTDFSPTGQARGYSSSQDRE
- the LOC136438895 gene encoding uncharacterized protein, whose protein sequence is MASPTDCSKPQRGGNHCVAGGPNGASCKNGSYTEGISMHQFPQVKNTGTVAGKENEKRRKSWIKFVKRHRHDFEASASSMLCSAHFESSCFTANLDIAKICGMRRRLKTDAVPTIDIAGLPTPTAPATDRARRRVVREAFVSVDPPSVQDDNEHASGQQDGESGHGVVDDSVLEPPMRNCDGCDALKEKIRGLQKTISRLRKQRTSQQDTQAETDSESDTVDHAFEDALEDADTPSIAPSSPCEEEELLEAADHDEDYDPEEESATTDEDSSAAGSDEDEVDGEGSSARTVTVEPGTHCFEEPKFMVFFSMLVSLFSLFCFRCKEERPTVTVKKTGTMAIVTQNCTSCGEDAYTWRSQPFVFGKYPAGNILLSFGILMSGISLSKTLLLFKHIGLSMFSGRAYLKHQKKYLVPSILHYWESYRQRLINLLKGEKNAVWSGDGRYDSMGHSAKYGAYTMFCNTINKLVHFELLQSNECKNSNAMELEGAKRSFAFLTDAGLAVKTFISDRHKGIGSWLREEQKGTAHFYDLWHVCKSLVKELRKACKEKGCEVIKDWLKSIKKHLYWCALSTSQGFGELIVAKWKSIVRHIAGKHDDHPDTSFPTCAHGPLEQERKWIFSGSKAHDKLSAVLLKKDRLADIKKLSSVAQTSCLEAFHSTLNHWHPKMTHFSWMGSYCRHILAVLHFNENLRREPKRTKDGRTYYKVTYPKFKLGEEVVKREPSPPTYNYVSEIKKVMLNTTKDELKETREKYRKLVPPPLSSQFPDKRTRGEAIQRHEARNQAPTELYPPVQEQDNMKSQLEAEAETRTTSGASNARKAPTCKKCKNPMKGHPRGHCPST